In the genome of Nonlabens sp. MB-3u-79, one region contains:
- a CDS encoding DUF6503 family protein, giving the protein MKKNILLLFAITTFLFSCTNNEPDARALMDQAMNAHGTAIAAEGTLSFNFRGIDYSVERDNGNFAYERHLMIGADTILDRLDNKGFSRYSNGIELPLADSLSTRYTASLNSVIYFAQLPYSLDGDAIQVKYIAEDTIKGKAYHELQVTFKEEGGGEDHEDEFMYWVNTQDHMIDYMAYSYCEEDCGYRFRESENRRNINGVILQDYNNFKSQKGDPDLSKLDDLFEEGKLVKLSDIDLKRASFKSK; this is encoded by the coding sequence ATGAAAAAGAATATTTTACTGCTTTTCGCGATCACCACTTTCCTTTTTTCCTGTACCAATAATGAGCCAGACGCTCGTGCTCTAATGGATCAGGCGATGAATGCCCACGGCACAGCTATTGCTGCAGAGGGAACCTTGTCTTTTAACTTTAGAGGGATTGATTACTCCGTAGAGCGCGACAATGGGAATTTTGCCTACGAACGTCATTTGATGATAGGAGCAGACACGATCTTGGACCGGTTGGATAACAAGGGTTTTTCCCGTTACAGCAACGGCATTGAATTACCACTGGCAGATTCTCTTTCTACGCGTTATACTGCAAGTTTAAATTCGGTAATTTATTTTGCGCAACTTCCGTATAGTCTGGATGGTGATGCGATTCAGGTAAAATACATTGCTGAAGACACGATTAAAGGAAAAGCCTATCATGAATTGCAAGTTACCTTTAAAGAAGAAGGTGGTGGGGAAGATCACGAAGATGAGTTTATGTATTGGGTCAACACACAAGACCACATGATTGATTATATGGCTTATTCTTACTGTGAAGAAGATTGTGGTTACCGCTTTCGCGAAAGCGAGAACCGCAGAAACATCAATGGTGTGATTCTACAAGATTACAACAACTTCAAATCTCAAAAAGGAGATCCAGATCTTTCCAAATTGGATGATCTGTTTGAAGAAGGGAAACTCGTAAAATTGAGTGATATCGATCTCAAACGTGCTAGTTTTAAGAGCAAATAA
- the smpB gene encoding SsrA-binding protein SmpB: MDFKNKIEIKNRKARFEYEILDKYTAGIVLAGTEIKAIRLGKASIAEGFCEFKNNELFIINMTVQEYSHATYFNHAPKAERKLLLNRKELNKLEKAVANSGNTIIPLKLFVNKKGFAKIDIALAKGKKLFDKRETMKDRDNKKRLDQIKKMHRT, encoded by the coding sequence ATGGATTTTAAGAATAAAATAGAAATCAAGAATCGCAAAGCGCGATTTGAATACGAGATTCTTGATAAATATACCGCTGGAATAGTACTCGCAGGAACGGAGATCAAAGCCATACGATTAGGTAAGGCCAGTATTGCTGAAGGCTTTTGCGAATTCAAGAACAATGAGCTGTTCATTATCAATATGACGGTACAGGAATACTCTCATGCGACCTATTTCAACCATGCTCCCAAAGCAGAGCGCAAGTTACTATTGAATCGCAAAGAGCTCAATAAACTAGAAAAAGCAGTGGCTAACTCTGGTAACACTATTATTCCGTTAAAATTATTCGTCAATAAAAAAGGTTTTGCTAAAATAGATATCGCCTTAGCAAAAGGTAAAAAACTATTTGATAAACGCGAGACCATGAAAGATCGCGATAATAAAAAACGCCTGGATCAGATTAAAAAAATGCACCGCACTTAG
- a CDS encoding DUF5686 and carboxypeptidase regulatory-like domain-containing protein produces the protein MNFITKTAIAFIIALLVSAFAKAQLTGTLSDSSNQPIAFASIYIKGTYTGTTTNQNGSYTLKLAEFKTYEIVYQSLGYQPKTISVAFTKNGQVQNVVLEEEIASLDTVVVNSNENPADRVIREAIANREANRKKFSSYKADFYSRGIWRMEDVPEKFMGQEIGDLEGSLDSVSRSGVIYLSETVSKIAYQAPNNFKERIIASKISGDDNGFSANSAESANFDFYNNNIDLNNRIVSPIADYAFSYYKYKLLGTFYDENKFLINKIEVISRRPKDNTFNGILYIVEDQWTIYGLELSTLGENINVPVIEKLTFNQDFTYEPSSGDWVKRSQSIDFKFGFFGFKGNGRFLANYSNYDFKPDFDKKSFGAEVLSFEKSANKKDSSYWNQKRPVPLTLEEDKEYVKKDSIATVRNDPKYKDSVDRVNNKFKILDPLNGYTYRNSKKNERFSYDGLLDLGSFKGFNTVQGYVIGTGLSYSKGYDDDYNRSLYVGTAINYGISDDRLRYTLNANYRFNRTNRRTISLTAGTEARQINNSEPISRLENTLSSLAFERNFAKFYEVDFAGASFYEEVANGFFLTASANYERRQPLQNTTDQVWFTQSDVDYTSNNPIALDNNRFASITEHELFKVGLAVTIRPGQKYQSYPDQKYNISNEKYPTISLRYEGGIGANDSRNNFHQFSANLYQSFDMGNLGRSSYWVNGGTFLNAEDISFVDYQHFNGNRLRYKLAALNPYGFGLLNYYDYSTNSDYAQFHLQHDFKGFVLGKIPGLNQLNYDLILSGKALFTDRKPYFEASAGIDNIGLGKFRPFRVDYVYSMTSGRSYGAFVVGINFGL, from the coding sequence ATGAATTTTATTACTAAAACTGCTATTGCCTTTATTATTGCTTTGCTGGTTTCCGCTTTCGCGAAAGCGCAACTCACAGGTACCTTATCTGACTCGAGCAACCAGCCTATAGCTTTTGCTTCCATCTATATCAAAGGCACTTACACGGGAACGACGACCAATCAAAATGGGAGTTACACCCTGAAATTGGCGGAATTCAAAACCTACGAGATCGTTTACCAGTCCTTAGGATACCAGCCAAAAACCATTTCTGTCGCTTTCACTAAAAATGGGCAGGTGCAAAATGTGGTACTGGAAGAAGAAATTGCCTCATTGGACACTGTGGTGGTCAATTCTAATGAAAACCCAGCAGACCGCGTCATACGTGAAGCTATTGCCAACAGAGAAGCCAACAGAAAGAAATTTTCCAGCTACAAAGCAGACTTCTACTCTCGTGGAATCTGGCGTATGGAAGATGTGCCTGAAAAATTTATGGGACAAGAAATAGGGGATCTAGAAGGATCTCTGGACTCCGTATCTCGTAGTGGTGTGATCTACTTGTCTGAAACAGTTTCTAAAATCGCCTATCAAGCACCTAATAATTTTAAGGAACGTATTATCGCTAGTAAAATATCTGGAGATGATAACGGCTTTAGCGCCAACAGTGCTGAGAGTGCTAATTTTGATTTTTACAACAACAACATAGATCTAAATAACCGCATCGTCTCTCCTATTGCAGACTATGCTTTTAGCTATTACAAATACAAGTTACTAGGTACCTTCTATGATGAGAACAAATTCTTAATCAATAAAATAGAAGTGATTTCCCGGCGTCCTAAGGATAATACTTTTAATGGAATCCTATATATCGTAGAAGATCAATGGACCATTTACGGATTGGAATTAAGCACACTAGGAGAGAACATCAACGTACCAGTCATCGAGAAGCTGACATTTAATCAAGACTTTACTTATGAGCCTAGTAGTGGCGATTGGGTAAAACGATCACAGAGTATTGATTTTAAATTTGGATTTTTTGGATTTAAAGGAAATGGGAGATTCCTGGCCAACTATAGTAATTACGATTTTAAGCCAGATTTTGATAAAAAGTCCTTTGGAGCAGAGGTATTGAGTTTTGAAAAAAGTGCCAATAAAAAAGACAGCAGTTATTGGAATCAGAAACGCCCCGTCCCACTTACCCTAGAGGAAGATAAAGAGTATGTAAAAAAAGACAGCATCGCTACAGTGCGTAACGATCCCAAATATAAAGACAGTGTAGATCGGGTCAATAATAAATTCAAGATCTTAGATCCATTAAATGGGTATACGTATAGAAACAGCAAGAAAAATGAAAGATTCAGCTATGATGGACTACTGGACTTAGGTTCCTTTAAAGGCTTTAATACCGTGCAAGGTTATGTGATAGGGACTGGACTGAGCTATTCCAAAGGATATGATGACGATTACAACCGTAGTCTTTATGTGGGCACAGCTATCAATTACGGGATCTCAGACGACCGATTGAGGTATACCTTAAACGCCAATTACAGATTCAACAGAACCAATAGAAGAACTATTTCATTAACTGCAGGGACAGAAGCGCGACAAATCAATAACTCAGAACCAATCAGCAGGCTAGAAAACACCCTTTCTAGTCTGGCCTTTGAACGTAATTTTGCCAAATTCTACGAAGTGGATTTTGCCGGAGCAAGCTTTTATGAGGAAGTCGCCAACGGGTTTTTCTTAACTGCTAGTGCTAATTATGAGAGAAGACAGCCGCTTCAAAACACTACAGATCAGGTGTGGTTTACACAAAGTGATGTGGATTATACCAGTAACAATCCTATCGCGCTAGACAACAACCGTTTTGCCTCTATAACCGAGCACGAGCTGTTTAAAGTTGGTCTAGCAGTTACTATACGTCCTGGACAGAAGTACCAGAGCTACCCAGACCAGAAATACAACATAAGCAATGAAAAATACCCAACTATTTCTTTGAGGTATGAAGGTGGTATAGGAGCAAATGACAGTCGCAATAACTTCCACCAGTTCAGTGCCAACCTCTACCAAAGCTTTGACATGGGCAACTTAGGTCGCAGCAGTTACTGGGTAAATGGCGGTACTTTTCTCAATGCAGAGGACATCTCTTTTGTGGACTACCAGCATTTTAACGGCAATAGATTGCGCTACAAGTTAGCGGCCTTGAATCCTTATGGTTTTGGCTTATTGAATTACTACGATTACAGCACCAACAGTGATTATGCACAATTTCATCTTCAACACGATTTTAAAGGGTTTGTACTGGGTAAAATCCCTGGATTGAACCAATTGAACTACGATCTGATTCTAAGCGGTAAGGCACTGTTTACAGACCGCAAACCCTATTTTGAGGCCAGTGCAGGGATTGATAACATCGGGCTGGGCAAGTTCCGACCATTTCGTGTGGATTATGTGTACAGCATGACCAGCGGTAGAAGTTATGGCGCCTTTGTGGTAGGGATTAATTTTGGGTTGTAG